Proteins from one Podospora pseudoanserina strain CBS 124.78 chromosome 1, whole genome shotgun sequence genomic window:
- a CDS encoding hypothetical protein (EggNog:ENOG503NWSW; COG:U) produces MMATDSVTVRRQRDGSFLIATALPEHSILFQRAAYIFNQQHHQGRHLAMLDTFEILTTSGVVLWSRTYAAVSPSVVNNFINDIFIEEKSSVAGAKNGASAAENPSYKHDQHTLRWTFEKELGIIFVAVYRSLLHISWIDKLVDNIRAIFVGLYRDELTKPNTTIVECLTFDQYFDQQLRELEQAGGKSDTRALKSEVLSEDTGDEPPSPPNNRGQQAFRGVSPGSSPNVSRPGTPSASHLLVAKAGPGAKLSRRARKMQNTTSAPVSSGDEGSARKAKAKPVKRGRKWDADGLADEDDGVQLDYSVPTLTSDNEAEPGARPWAVEEVDASTWGSQTKGKFVLRDLGDEVNSILADADAKKNAATKTDAPSGLVGTGLSAIGGLFRNVVGGKVLTKQDLDKAMKGMEEHLLKKNVAREAAIRLCEGVEKELVGVKTGSFESINARIQKAMEASLTKMLTPTSSLDLLREIDAITSPSATSLRKARPYVMSIVGVNGVGKSTNLSKICFFLLQNKYKVLIAAGDTFRSGAVEQLAVHVRNLKELTTREGGQVELYQKGYGKDAATVAKDAVAYAAQEGFNVVLIDTAGRRHNDQRLMSSLEKFAKFAQPDKILMVGEALVGTDSVAQARNFNAAFGSGRSLDGFIISKCDTVGDMVGTLVSIVHATNVPVLFVGVGQHYSDLRNFSVKWAVEKLLSSA; encoded by the exons ATGATGGCAACTGACAGCGTTACAGTCCGCCGTCAACGGGACGGGAGCTTTCTCATTGCGACAGCGCTCCCAGAACATAGCATCCTATTCCAACGTGCAGCTTACATTTTtaaccagcagcaccaccaaggACGACATCTTGCCATGCTGGACACTTTCGAAATTCTGACCACGTCCGGAGTGGTCCTCTGGTCAAGGACTTACGCCGCTGTCAGCCCATCCGTGGTCAACAACTTCATCAATGACATCTTTATCGAGGAGAAGAGTTCAGTTGCCGGCGCAAAGAACGGCGCTTCTGCCGCTGAGAACCCTTCGTACAAACATGACCAACACACTTTGCGCTGGACCTTCGAAAAGGAATTGGGCATCATTTTCGTG GCCGTGTACCGTTCTCTGCTCCACATCTCCTGGATCGATAAACTGGTCGACAACATCAGGGCTATCTTCGTTGGCCTCTACCGTGACGAGTTAACCAAGCCGAATACCACCATCGTCGAGTGCCTCACCTTTGACCAGTATTTCGACCAACAACTTCGAGAGCTTGAACAGGCCGGTGGCAAATCGGACACGCGCGCACTGAAAAGTGAAGTGTTATCCGAAGATACGGGCGAtgaacctccctccccaccaaacaACCGCGGCCAACAAGCCTTCCGCGGGGTATCACCAGGCTCGAGTCCAAATGTTTCGCGCCCAGGTACCCCCAGCGCAAGCCATCTGCTGGTCGCCAAGGCTGGACCGGGGGCGAAATTGTCCAGAAGAGCGAGAAAAATGCAGAATACCACCTCAGCTCCAGTATCGTCTGGTGACGAAGGCTCGGCCaggaaggccaaggccaagccAGTGAAGCGCGGGAGGAAATGGGATGCCGATGGGCTTgctgatgaagacgatggtGTTCAGCTTGACTACTCGgttcccaccctcaccagTGATAATGAAGCTGAGCCCGGTGCGAGACCATGGGCCGTAGAAGAGGTGGACGCGTCGACATGGGGTTCCCAGACCAAGGGAAAGTTTGTCCTGAGAGACTTGGGCGATGAAGTCAACTCGATTCTGGCTGATGCCGATGCGAAGAAGAATGCTGCTACCAAGACCGACGCGCCTAGTGGTCTCGTAGGCACTGGTCTCAGTGCTATCGGAGGGTTGTTCAGGAACGTGGTGGGCGGAAAGGTTTTGACAAAGCAAGACCTGGATAAGGCGATGAAGGGAATGGAGGAGCATTTGCTCAAAAAGAACGTTGCGCGCGAGGCGGCGATACGTCTTtgcgagggtgttgagaaAGAACTGGTGGGGGTGAAAACTGGCAGCTTTGAAA GTATCAACGCAAGGATACAGAAAGCTATGGAGGCTTCCCTGACGAAAATGCTtacaccaacatcatcactcgATCTCTTGAGAGAAATCGACGCGATTACCTCGCCTTCTGCGACATCGCTCCGCAAGGCCCGGCCATACGTCATGTCTATCGTCGGTGTCAACGGCGTAGGCAAGTCGACAAATCTCTCCAAAAtctgcttctttttgttgcaGAACAAGTACAAGGTTCTCATTGCTGCCGGTGACACGTTCCGTTCCGGTGCCGTCGAACAGCTCGCTGTCCACGTGCGCAACCTGAAAGAATTGACTACCCGTGAAGGTGGCCAAGTTGAGCTGTACCAGAAGGGCTATGGCAAGGATGCCGCTACTGTGGCCAAGGATGCCGTCGCGTATGCGGCACAAGAGGGATTCAACGTGGTTCTCATCGATACCGCGGGGCGTAGACACAACGACCAAAGATTGATGAGCTCCCTGGAGAAGTTTGCCAAATTTGCGCAACCAGACAagattttgatggttggcgAG GCACTTGTCGGCACAGACTCCGTTGCTCAGGCCCGGAACTTCAATGCGGCTTTTGGATCTGGTCGTTCCTTGGACGGGTTCATCATCTCGAAATGCGACACCGTCGGAGACATGGTCGGGACTTTGGTTAGTATCGTACATGCCACCAATGTCCCGGTTTTGttcgtcggcgtcggccaACACTACTCTGATTTGAGGAACTTCTCAGTCAAGTGGGCTGTTGAGAAGTTGCTGAGTAGTGCATGA